Proteins co-encoded in one Halorussus lipolyticus genomic window:
- a CDS encoding NAD(+)/NADH kinase, with product MRVGIVAQKGNSRAAFLAEQIRETLPEEVTIRLDDATAERVDGEGYPVDEMDACDLVVSIGGDGTFLFAARGAGPTPILGVNLGEVGFLNGVAPDDAVETVEAVVAGYRETDTIPSREVPRLRATGEDDSDWSVHPALNEIVVQGPQRGHGQGLDYEVRVDGRVFTTGHGDGVLVSTPTGSTAYNLSEGGPLVHPDADSLVITEMCAAESMPPLVMDGDAEIVIRAEGAEFGYVSADSTRKRFEMPESVTVRPAEEPTRIAEPSSDFFRALGKLD from the coding sequence ATGAGAGTCGGCATCGTCGCCCAGAAGGGCAACTCACGGGCGGCCTTTCTGGCCGAACAGATACGCGAAACCCTGCCGGAGGAGGTCACGATTCGACTGGACGACGCGACCGCAGAGCGCGTGGACGGCGAGGGCTACCCAGTAGACGAGATGGACGCCTGCGATTTGGTGGTCTCCATCGGCGGCGACGGCACCTTCCTGTTCGCGGCCCGAGGAGCAGGCCCGACCCCGATTCTGGGCGTCAACCTCGGCGAGGTCGGATTCCTCAACGGCGTCGCGCCCGACGACGCAGTAGAGACTGTCGAAGCCGTCGTGGCGGGCTATCGGGAGACCGACACGATTCCCTCCCGTGAGGTGCCCCGTTTGCGGGCGACTGGCGAGGACGACAGCGACTGGTCGGTCCATCCCGCGCTCAACGAAATCGTCGTGCAGGGACCCCAACGCGGCCACGGACAGGGCCTCGACTACGAGGTCCGAGTCGATGGCCGCGTCTTTACGACCGGGCACGGCGACGGCGTGCTGGTCTCGACGCCGACCGGAAGCACCGCGTACAACCTGAGCGAGGGCGGACCGCTCGTGCATCCGGACGCCGACAGCCTCGTGATTACCGAGATGTGCGCCGCCGAGTCGATGCCCCCGCTGGTGATGGACGGCGACGCCGAAATCGTGATTCGGGCCGAGGGCGCGGAGTTCGGCTACGTCAGCGCCGACAGCACTCGCAAGCGGTTCGAGATGCCCGAGTCGGTGACGGTCCGACCGGCCGAGGAGCCGACCCGAATCGCCGAGCCGTCTAGCGACTTCTTCCGGGCGCTCGGGAAGTTGGACTGA